The genomic stretch CAGTTGGGTTGGCACTCCTGCTCACATTCTTGCTGGAATCGCTGCTGCAACCCGCTACGTTTCCATTCTTCTATGCAGCTGTCGCCGTTAGTGCCTGGTCAGGCGGGATTGTGGCAGGTCTACTCGCAACCGCACTTTCAGCGATCGCCATCAACTATTTTTTTATCGCTCCAGCCTATTCCCTGGAACTTGCTAGCCTGGGGAATGTGGTGCAAATTGGATCGTTTGTATTGGTTACACTGCTTATTAGTTCTCTGAGTTCGGAGCTACGGACGGCAAAACAGCGGCTTGAACGAAGTCTCAAGAAAACGCAGGGCAGCGAAGAACGATTTCGACTTGCCCTCAGCAACCCGTCGATCGCCCTGTTTCATCAGGATCGAGATCTGCGCTATCAGTGGGTGCATAACCCGCAGGCATTAAAGCTGTCCGAAGAGATGGTGGGTAAAACCGATGCGGATCTATTTCCTCTGGCTGAAGCAGAATTGTTGGCACAGCATAAGCAGCAGGTGATGCAGTCTGGACGATCGGCACGGCAGGAAGTGTGCTTGACGCTCTACGGCTGTCAGCAGTGGTATGACCTGTTGACCGAACCCCTCTGGGACGGACAGCCAGATGGATCGCAAATTGTGGGGGTAAGCTGTGCTGTTTTTGATATCACGGAGCGCAAGCAGGCAGAACAGCAGGTGCAAACTCTGCATCGGCAAACTCAAGCACAGGCAGAGGTCTTGAATGGAATTCTGACTGCTTCGGTGGATCATATCTATGTGTTCGATCGCCTGGGTCACTATGTTCAGGTCAGCCAGGGAGGGGCGGCGGTTCTGGGCTTTCAGCCGGAGCAAATTTTGGGTCAAAGCTGGCGCGAGTTGGGATTGCCTGCCGAACTGATGGAACCCGTTGATGTGCAGCGGGAGCGGGTCATGCAAACCGGACAACCTCTCAAAGGCGAAACCAGCTTTTCTGCCCCCGACGGCACCCGGTATTACGAATATATTTTTACTCCGTTGCGGACTTCGCAGCAAACCCCTTCGCAGCAGACCCCTTCGCAGCAGACCATTGAGGGAGTTGTAGCGGTTTCTCGCGACATCACCGACCGCAAACGGATCGAAGCGGCATTACGGGAAAGCCAGGAACTGTTTCAAAGCTTTATGCAGAACAGTCCTGCAACGGCTTATATCAAAGATGAAGCAGGGCGATATGTCTATGTCAATCCGCTTTTGGAGCGTAGTTTTGGGCGATCGCTTGATGAATGGTTGGGCAAAACCGATTTTGATCTGTTTCCTGCCGAAGCCGCTCAGCAATGGCGCGATAACGATCTGCAAGTCTTGACAGAGGGGAAAACCCTGCAAGCGATCGAGGTGGCTCCCCAAAACGATGGAAACCACTATTATCTGTCGTTCAAATTCCCGCTGCAAAACTCTGCCGGACAACGATTGATGGCGGGAATGTCGATCGACGTAACTGAGCAAAACCGGGCGGAACAGGCACTCCGCGAAAGCGAACACCGCTATGCTCAAATCCTGAATTCTGTGCAGGACATGGTATTTTGCAAAGCTCCCGGTTCAAAGGTCGTTTATGCGAACAAAGCAACCTGCGACTATTACGGCATGACCCTGGAGGAGCTATGCGGCGTTACCGATGTACCGTGCAACGAATTGGATTTTACCCAGCAGTATTTGCAGGATGACCAGAGAGTCTTTGCCACCGGAGAGTCAGTCGAAGTTTTAGAAGAGCCAAACCGACGAGCAGACGGAGAAGTTTATTACTTCCACACAATTAAAACGCCAATCTTTGACACTCAGGGGAATGTGATTGAGCTGGTGGGGGTATCGCGTGACATCACCGAGCGCAAGCAAAAGGAGGCGGAACGAACACAGCTACTAGAACGGGAACAGCAGGCGAGAGCCGAAGCGGAACTTCAGCGAAGCTACCTCTATTCTCTGCTGATGCAGGCTCCTGCCCATATTTGTATTCATCGCGGAGCCGATCACGTTTTTGAATTTGCGAATCCGCTCTATGTGCAGCTCGTGGGTGGGCGAGAGGTGATGGGTCGTCCGGTGCGCGAAGTGTTTCCTGATCTGGAAGGACAGGGCTTTTTTGAGCTGCTCGATCGCGTCCTGGAAACCGGAGAGCCGTTTATCGGCAAAGAAGTGGCAGCCCAGTTCGATCGCCAGGGCAACGGCACGCTAGAGGAAGGGTTTTTCAATTTTGTCTATCAGCCGATGCGCGGCATGGACGGCAAACCTGAAGGCATTATGACCTTTGTGTTTGAAGTGACCGATCAGGTGGTGGCACGGCGGCAGGCAGAAATTTTAGCGGAGAATTTGCAGGCGCAGCAGCAGGCGTTGCGGGAGAGTGAAGCCCGCTTCCGTCACCTGGCGGATACTGCCCCGGTGCTGGTCTGGATGTCGGGTACAGATAAGCTCTGCAACTACTTCAACAAGCCCTGGCTCGACTTCACCGGACGCACGATGGAGCAGGAATTGGGGAACGGCTGGACAGAGGGAGTTCATCCCGACGATTTTCAGCATTGCCTGGAAATTTACACGGGTTCATTTGATGCCCGTCAGGAATTTAAGATGGAGTATCGCCTGCGGCGGTTTGATGGCGAATATCGCTGGGTGCTGGATCATGGTGTTCCGCGCTTCACCCCGGACGGCGAGTTTTTGGGCTATATCGGCTCCTGTATTGATATTCACGATCGCAAGCAGGCAGAGGATCAGATCCGCCGGATGAACGAGGAGCTAGAGTCTCGCGTCAAGCAGCGCACTGAGCAGCTCCAGGCGACGAACAAGGAACTGGAAGCCTTTTCCTACTCCGTCTCCCACGATTTACGCGCACCCCTACGGCACATTAATGGCTTTGTGGATCTGCTGCAAAAACGAATGGGCAAATCCACTGCGCTCGACGAAACCAGCCAGCGTTACCTGAAAACGATCGCTGATACGACCAAAGAAGCCGGGCGACTGGTGGATGATTTGCTGTCCTTCTCGCGCATGGGTCGAACCGAAATGCGCCTGACCACCCTCGATCTGAATCAGCTTCTTCACGAAGTGCGGCGAGATATGCAGCAGGATTTGGAGGGCAGAAGCATCGATTGGCAAATCGACCCGCTTCCTGTGGTTCAGGCTGACCCAACCATGATGCGACTGGTATTACGCAACCTGCTGGAAAACGCAGTCAAATATAGCCGTCTTCGCCGTCAGGCAACCATTCAAATCACCAGCACTCACACCGAAGAGGAGACGATCGTTTGTGTGCGGGATAATGGGGTGGGTTTCGATATGCAGTATGTTCATAAACTGTTTGGGGTGTTTCAACGGCTGCATACCAACGAGCAGTTTGAAGGAACGGGCATCGGCTTAGCCAATGTGCAGCGCATTATTCACCGGCATGGGGGTAAGGTCTGGGCAGAAGGAGAACTCGATCGCGGTGCTGCCTTTTATTTCTCCTTACCTAACACCCCACATCAGGAGGCGACATGGAACTAAAGCGGATTTTGCTGGTGGAAGATAGTGCCAGAGACATTGAGTTAATCCTGGCGGCTCTGGCAGAGAACTGTTTAGCGAATGAAGTGGTGGTGACGCGAGACGGGGAAGAAGCCCTGGATTATCTTTATCGGCGTGGAATTTACCGACTGCGGCGTGAGGGGCATCCGGGGGTTGTGCTGCTGGATTTGAAGCTGCCTAAAGTCGATGGGCTGGAAGTACTGGCAAAACTCAAGTCCGACCCGGAACTGAAAGCAGTACCCGTTGTCATTTTGACTTCTTCCCGCGAAGAAAAAGATTTAGTCAACAGCTACAACCTGAACACCAATGCCTATGTGGTCAAACCCGTCGATTTTCATGAGTTTGTTGAAGCGATTAAGGAGCTAGGGCTGTTTTGGGCAGTTGTCAACCAACCCCCTCCTGGTGCGCTTCCCCCGGCTCGCCCTGTCCCCCACGATTAAGCCTGCGATGACTCTACTTCGTTTTCTGTTGCTTGAAGATAGCGCGATCGATGCCGATCTCATCCAGGCAGTGTTGCTGGAGGGCGAGCCGGACTATGAACTGGTACAGGTGCAAACCCGGCAGGATTTTATTGCGGCGATCGCCCAGCATCATTTCGATCTCATCCTGGCAGACTATTCGTTGCCGTCCTTTGATGGATTTTCGGCGCTGCAAATTGCCCGTGAGCATTGTCCCGATGTGCCGTTTCTCTTTGTTTCGGGGACATTGGGCGAAGAAGTCGCCGTGGAAATGCTCAAAAGCGGCGCAACCGACTATGTGCTGAAACAGCGGCTAGAACGGCTGGTACCCTCGGTTCAGCGTGCCCTCAAGGAAGCAGAAGAACGAAAAGCTCGCAAACACGCCGAAGCGCGGCTAGTGAACTATGCGGATCGCCTGCAAATGCTGGCAGAAACCTCTCGCATCTTTGCAGAAGCCATTCTGGATTTTCAAACTCTGCTGGATACGGTCTGCCGCACGATCGGGGACTTGATTGGGGAAATCTGTATTCTGAAATTAGTCTCCGATGACGGACAGTGGCTCCAGATTCGCGCGATTCATCATCCCACGCTGGAAGCGATCGCTCTGTTGCAGCACTTGGGCAATGCGGTTCCCCAGCGCGTTAGTGAGGGGTTATCTGCTCAGGTTTTACAAACCCAGCAATCCCTGCGCTTTCCGGCGACAACTGCGGCAGAGCTACGCGCTTCTGTCATAGGAGATTCTCCCTATCTAGAGCAATTTGCCGTAAGCAGCCTGATGATTGCTCCGCTCCAGGTGCGTGGGCGCAGTATTGGCAGTCTGATTTTGCTTCGAGAGACCTCCGATCAGCCCTATACCCAAGACGATCAAATCTTCCTGCAAGACCTAGCCGATCGGGCAGCCCTGGCGATCGATAATGCCCACCTTTACCAGAAATCCCAGGAAGCCAACCGCATCAAAGATGAATTTCTGGCGATGTTGTCTCACGAACTGCGATCGCCCCTGAACGCGATTATTGGCTGGCTTAGCCTTCTCCGCAGCCGCCAGTTTGATGCCGCCACGACGACTCGCGCCCTAGAAACGGTGGAACGCAACGCCAGGGCACAAGCCAGACTGGTTGAAGATTTGCTGGATGTGTCTAGAGTACTGCAAGGCAAACTCCGTCTCACCCTCCGTCCGCTGGATCTGCTGCCCGTGGTTGAAGCCGCGATCGATACCGTGCGCCCCACGGCGGAAGCAAAAAATATCCAGCTCCACGTCACTATAAACGCTCAGCCTGAGCAGATTTCGGGGGACTCAGAACGATTGCAGCAGGTCGTCTGGAATCTGCTCACCAATGCCGTAAAATTTACTCCGGCGGGCGGGCGGGTCGAGGTGCGACTAGAGCAGGTTGATGGTGCAGTCGATGAGTCGTGCACCCTTGCATCTGCCTATTCCCGTCACGTTCAAATTACCATCACGGATACCGGACAGGGCATCAAATCCGAATTTCTGCCCTATGTGTTCGATCGCTTCCGGCAGGCAGACAGTTCGATTACCCGGATGCATGGGGGGTTGGGGTTGGGCTTGGCGATCGTGCGGCATCTGGTGGATTTACACGGTGGCACTGTGACCGCCGATAGCGCAGGCGAAGGAAAGGGAGCGACCTTCATGGTAAAACTACCGCTGCTTGCTTCAAAGCGAGACTTGCAGCAGAGCAAACCCAATTCTCCTGAAATCGATCAGGCTGCCCCGTTTGGCTGTCCTGCTCAGTTGAATGGACTACGGGTTTTGATCGTGGATGATGATCAAGATGCTCGTATTCTGCTGCTCTCCATCCTGCAAGAGTGTGGAGCCGAAGTAATTGCCGCTGCATCGGCGAGCGAAGGACTGGCAGCCTTAACCAGCGCAGTCAAGCCCGTCCACTTACTGATTAGCGATATTGGAATGCCGGGGGAAGATGGCTATACGCTCTTAAAGCAAGTGCGGACGCTGAAGCCTGAGCAGGGTGGAACCATTCCAGCGATCGCAGTCACTGCTTACGCCAGAGAGGAAGACCGCCAAGCCGCTTTTTCAGTCGGGTTTCAAGATCACCTTGCTAAACCGATTAACCCAACCCAGCTAATTCAGCTCGTTGCCAACCTGATCAGGCAAACACAGGATTCAACCAAACTGAATGGAACGGCGACTCACGCTATGGGTCTTTAAGATCCCGTACTTGATCCTGACTAAGATTTGGGGGAATAACGTTACCCGACAAAAGACTGAATCAAGGTTCTATTAACTCGAATTCGTCGCGGCTGGGGTTGCTGGAGTATGCTTTAGTCCTGGTTTGCCTGGTGCTGTGTTCTTTTCTATTCGCAGCTTACCCTGAGCGTTTTTTGCCCCCTGCTCCGACTTTTAAAACATCCTCTCAGTTTTTGCGACCAACTGAAAAGAGTGCAAAAAGCGAGTTTCTGCACCCTAGCCTCCATGTCATGCTTTCTATCCAGGCATCGTGCCTATCCGAAGATCGGTAAGAAGTTAGTACTTAGACGAACTTGAAGTCTACATTGAGGTTGACATTCGTTGTATCCTGCACAATACCGATTCTCTCCTTGGTGCCATTCCACATATAGTAAATTTCGGTATCTGTAGCCCCGGAGCCGATGCCAGCGACGCTCTTGTATTCCAGCACGTACTCGCTCTTCGTACCTTTTACCTGAATCCAGTCCTCAACCTGATTCCAGTCCTGAATAACGGCATATCCGTCGCCCGGTTCAACATAGGAGACGCCCCAACTACCGCCCAGAATGAAGTGATCGCCGCCTGCTCCTCCTGTGAGGGTATCAAACTGAGAAACCGTATTAACGGTAGTACCGTAGCCGTTCAGGTAATCTACCTCGTTGCCGCCTACCAGCGTATCGTTGCCAAATCCACCAATTAAATTATCGCTACCGTAATCTCCGTAGAGCTGATCGTTTCCATCTCCGCCGTTCAGGTAATCGTTGCCCGTCCAGCCGTACAGCGTATCATCTCCTGTCCCGCCATCCAAAACATCAAATCCATCTCCGCCGCTCAGGTAGTCGTTGCCTGCATCTCCTCGCAGATAATCATTACCCAATCCGCCGATTAAGACATCATTACCCGTACCTGCATAAATCTGATCATTACCATTGCCACCATCCAGGTAGTCATCGCCAATTTCATCGTGGTAGCTTTCAAATCCGATAATATCGTCACCTTCTCCACCGTTCACATAGTCATTCCCCCAGCTGCCAATCAAAGCATCATTTCCTTGACCTCCATAGAGAGAATCGTTGCCGTAGTCACCGTAAACCCAATCATCACCTGATAAAGCATTAATCGTATCGTCTGCCGAAGTTCCGAAGATGGTGTCGTTTAAGTAGGTGGGATAGCTTGCCATAATTGTTTCTCCTTTGCTTTTAGGTTTCAGGGATTTGCCGAACGTCAGAGGCATTTCATCAGCGCCTTGTGTTCGTCCTGTTGACCTATCGGCGGGAGCAGGAGGCGTTATGCAACACTTTACATAAGTTCATACTTTTCTTTTCGTGCAAGGAGTTGGGTCGATCGCCAGAGTCACTTTTTACCGATTTGCATATTTTTTCTGGCTGGCTCTGACCAGTTTGTAGCAGCTCAACCGCTGCTCTGGAAGTATGCTTTAATCTGCCGTTCCAGGAGAAAATAATGGCTTTTGATCCAGCCAGACCGAAAAACCAATCCACCGATCGCGTTCTAGCGCAGTCAAAATCTCAACGAATACAGCAGCTCATCTATCCAAAGTTTTAAGGGGGTTATAAAAGGGATTTCCCGAAATTAGAGAGAATAGAAAAATCGGCGGACAGTCCCGATCGGGGCGTATGTCAAACTAGCTTTGGCTAATGAGTTAGCAGACGACCAGCGTATTTTCCATCTGTCCTGCTCGACCGTACTGCTCGACCGTACTGCTCGGCTATATTACCCAACTCAAGACCTGTCTTGAATTTATGGAAAGAAAACCTATGAAAAGAAGCGTTAAACCTGCTGTTGTACTATTCCTCACTGCATTTTCCCTGGCGGTATTTCCCCTGGCTGCCACCGGATTATCCCAGAATAGCCCCCCGCCGAATGCCCCCCGGACGAATGCCCCCCGGACGAATGCCCCACAATTGTCGAGTTCTCGGCAGAGTGCTATTCGCTTTGTGCCTGGTGCCAATCGAAGTGCACCCCGAACAGGTCGATCGCGTGGGGGGGCAAGTCGGGGTAATTGTCCAGAAACATCGCAGACGCTAATGGCATTGGTTCCCGCTGGAAATGCCAATCAGCAGGCGGTGCCGCCAGACCTGACCGTGTCCGATCGCCCAACCTTCTGGTTTTATGTGCCCTACTCCCTTTCCGCAGAGCGCCCGGCAGAATTTGCGCTGCTTGATGAGATGGGCGAATATGTCTACCAAACCCGAATTACTAGTGAAACAGCTTCCGGTGGAATTCTTCGTATTCAGATTCCGGAAGACATCCCTGCACTGGAGGCAGGCAAAACTTATAGCTGGACGTTTCAAGTGCTTTGTGAGGGCAGCAATCCGATCGACCTTTGGGGCAGCCTGGAGCGCATTGCGCTGAACTCTAACCAACAGACCCGGCTTCAGCAGCTATCAACCCCGGCGGATCGGGCGGCTTTCTATGCCGAAAACGGCATCTGGTACGATGCACTCGGAATTGTGGCAGACCTGTATCATGCCGATCGCACCGATCCAGTCAGGGCAGCAAATTGGGAAAGCCTGCTTCGATCGGTAGGCTTAGCATCTGTGGCTGCTGAACGGCTGCTGAACTCATATCCTCGTCTGTAGGCTAGCGAGATCGATCGCTTTGTTCTAACCCGATTTTTTTCCTAATTTTTCCCTCATCTGATTCTATAGATTGTCGAGTCTCTAAACAGCTCCGATCGCCAGGAGGAAACCTGTGAGTAGGCTGGTTGTTCTAAAAATTAGCGCAGGCAATTTTGAGCAGGGATTTCCAGTAACGCTGCAAATTGGCGAAGAAAGTACGGATGCGATCGGGCAACTTATTTACCTGCCGTTTGCCGAGAGGAATGGGAAATTTCCTGCCAATCCTGACTTGCAGATGCTTTATCAGCAGTGGCAGGCAAGCTATCGACAGATTGGCACCGTTCTACGCCTGAATGCGCCCAAACAGCAAAAGACCAATATTTCTGTGACGCAGGACTGTCAGCAGGCGGCAGAAGCGTTTTTGGCTGCGTTCAATCAATGGCTGCGATCGGAGGAAATGCGATCGATTCGGGAGAAATGGCTGGAGCAGTTGCAGCTTCAGGATCAAATCCGGATCATTCTGCAAACCGAAGATGATGTGCTTCAGCATTTTCCCTGGCACCAGTGGGAGCTGATTGAGCGATATCCCCACGCCGAGCTTGCCCTCAGTGCCCCCAGCTTCGAGCGGATTGCACGCCCATTGGCGTTAGACCAACCCACGCCGGGCAAAGTAAAAGTTCTGGCAATTTTGGGAAACAGTGAAGGGATCAATGTCCAGGCGGATCGCGCCCTGCTCGAACAGCTTCCCGATACGGAAATTTGCTTTCTGGTAGAACCCGATCGACAAACGCTAAACGAATGGCTGTGGCATCACGGCTGGGATATTTTGTTCTTTGCAGGACATAGCAGCAGCGATACCGCACAGGGAGCCGGAGAAATACAGCTGAACTCAACCGATCGTCTGACTGTTCCCCAGCTCAAATATGCGCTAAAAAATTCCGTACAGCAGGGATTGCAGCTAGCCATTTTTAACTCCTGCGATGGTTTGGGGCTGGCTCGCGATCTGGCAGAACTGCACATTCCGCAGGTTGTAGTAATGCGTGAACCCATTCCCGATCCGGTCGCGCAGAATTTTTTGCGGCATTTCCTGACGGATTTCGCCCAGGGCAATTCCTTCTACCTGGCAGTGCGATCGGCAAGGGAAACGCTACAAGGACTGGAAGATCAGTTCCCCTGTGCTACCTGGCTGCCCATGATTTGTCAGAACCCTACGGCATGTCCTCCCACCTGGCAGCATTTAACCGGACGATCTGCGGCGACACCTCTGCTGGAGTCCGAACCTGCATCACCTGCTGTCCAGCCAAATTTTAGCCCTAGAGAATTTTGGCAGCGATCGCTTCAGCCCAGGGTGGGGGCAATGGTGCGGGCAGGTCTTGTGAGCCTCTGCGTTGCGGCAGGTGTAATGGGTCTGCGATCGATCGGGCAACTGCAATCGGCGGAGCTGTTTGCCTTCGATCAGTTCCTGCGGCTGCGTCCGGTTGAACCCTTAGACAGTCGGCTGCTGATTGTGACGATCGATGATGCCGAGCGACAGCAGTATGGCGCAGACCTACCGGAACTGGGCAGAATTTCTCTCTCCGATCGCTATCTGGGCGAACTCCTGCAAAACCTGACAGCGGCTCAGCCGCGACTCATTGGGGTAGATCTCTATCGGGATTATCCGGTGAACGGTCGCGAGAATGATTTAGTGAATCAGTTCCGACAAAATAATCAAATTATTGGCGTTTGCAAAGCGCGATTTGCCGAAGGAGACAGTATTGCCCCGCCGCCCGATATGCCGATCGATCGCGTCGGGTTCAGCGATTTTGTGCATGATGCGGATGGAGTGCTGCGCCGTCACCTGCTTTCGATGACGCCAGAGTTAATCGATCCGGGAATTCCCTGCACCCCACCCTATGCCTTTAGTCTACAGCTTGCCTCGCGCTATCTTGAGGCTGAACAGGTCGGATCGAATCTCAGTTTGAATGCGCCGTTACAGTCTGGCAATCCTGCAATTCGGCTGCTCCAGCCTGCCAGCGGCGGTTACTGGAATGCAGATACTCTGGGAGCGCAGATTTTGCTGAACTATCGGATGGGAGAACTGGCTCCTAAAGTGTCGCTGACGCAGGTGCTATCGGGGCAGGTAAACCCGGAAGCGATCAAAGATCGCATTGTTCTAATTGGGGTAACGGCAAGCGAAACGGACGATTTCTGGCAAACGCCGATCGATCCCCAGATGCCGGGAGTGTTGGTTCAGGCACACATGGTCAGTCAGCTTCTCAGCGCTGTACAGGAGGGTCGTTCCTTGCTTTGGGTCTGGTCGGAGGAAATAGAGTGGCTTTGGATTGCAGCCTGGGCGATCGGGGGCGGCATCATTGCCATTTCGATCAAGTCTCCCCTGCGTTTGGCGGGCGCGATCGTCGGGGTGGGTGGAATTCTGGTCATCCTGTGTTGGGGGACAATGCTTCAGGCAGGTTGGATTCCCCTGATTCCTGCCGGGATGGCGTTTGTCGTGAGCAGCGGCACGGTTGCAGTTTGGCAACGGTCAACCAGGGCATTGATGCGAGAGCATTTGCGGTGATGTGTTCGCTCCCTGAGCCACTAATTGGATTTCGCCGCGATCGTCCATCTGGATTTCCTGAGCCTCAATAATTTCTGTTTGGGAATAAGGGCGAACTGCGATCGAGGACTGCGCTTCAGCGGTTCGGCGGGTGACGGAATTGCGGGAGAACTCTGGCGATGCGGCTAGCTCTTCCGGTAGCGTTGCCCAGCGAGTGATCACGGATTCAGAGGTGGCAGGATCGGTGGGACTGGGGGGCAAGCCTCCGCGCCCGGTAATCACAAAGGTACTTTGCGGATCATCAGGGTTCGCTGGGCGGCAGGTTTGGGCAATCAGGCGAGACGTATCGGTCAGCTGCTCCGGCAACGCCAATAAACCGCGAGTCGGATCGAATTCTGGAGAGCTGAGGGTAATGGTGCCACTGATGCCCTGCTCGGAACTGGCAGTGATGCCGCTACGCGGGGAAGTCGGACGATCCTGCTGAACCAATCCCACAATGTCCGCCGTGATGTCTACATTTCCCCCGTTTCCCTGACCCGCATCCGCCGAAATATCATTGTCGCCTGTCGGTTGCGCCACAATATAGCGAGATTGAATTCCGATCGCGCCCCCGTTACCTCCGCCTGTCTCGATCCCGGCTCTGGTTGTGATCTGACTACCGCCTTGCAGCGTTAATAAATTTGCATCCTGTAAATCGATCGTGGCGCTGCGGCGTCCTCCCGATTCAGTTCGGGCATTGAGTTGGGCGTTATTGCTGAGCGACACCAGCCGGGTGCGGATGCTTAACTGTCCGGCTCCAGTTGCGGCAGGGTTAATGCTGCTGGTTGCAACGACTGCACCATCCTCCACTCGCAAGCGACCTGTTTCAATTTGAATATTGCCACTGCTGCCCGTAGCGCCCCGCACTTCTCGAAATCCTGATCCAGGAAATCCACCAGAAATGGCAGTAATTCCCGTCGGGATTAAATTTGCAGGTGCCTGTCCATTCAACTCAATAAAATCCGCAACGCGGACGATAATATTCCCGGCATTGCCGCTGCCAAAGGTATTGGTTTGTAGAACGGCTCCATCGCTGAGTCGCAGGCGATCGGCTTCCACGCGCAACTGTCTGCCATTGCCAGTCGAACCCGGTGCTGCCCCCGAAAATAGCCCACTGGGATAGGGTAAACGACCATCCTTCAGCGAGGATAGAAACGGAGAGCCCTCGTCGTCCAGGGCAATTCCCGTTAGCTCGATTTCGCTGGCTCGTAC from Leptolyngbya ohadii IS1 encodes the following:
- a CDS encoding PAS domain-containing protein; protein product: MPLLTVGLALLLTFLLESLLQPATFPFFYAAVAVSAWSGGIVAGLLATALSAIAINYFFIAPAYSLELASLGNVVQIGSFVLVTLLISSLSSELRTAKQRLERSLKKTQGSEERFRLALSNPSIALFHQDRDLRYQWVHNPQALKLSEEMVGKTDADLFPLAEAELLAQHKQQVMQSGRSARQEVCLTLYGCQQWYDLLTEPLWDGQPDGSQIVGVSCAVFDITERKQAEQQVQTLHRQTQAQAEVLNGILTASVDHIYVFDRLGHYVQVSQGGAAVLGFQPEQILGQSWRELGLPAELMEPVDVQRERVMQTGQPLKGETSFSAPDGTRYYEYIFTPLRTSQQTPSQQTPSQQTIEGVVAVSRDITDRKRIEAALRESQELFQSFMQNSPATAYIKDEAGRYVYVNPLLERSFGRSLDEWLGKTDFDLFPAEAAQQWRDNDLQVLTEGKTLQAIEVAPQNDGNHYYLSFKFPLQNSAGQRLMAGMSIDVTEQNRAEQALRESEHRYAQILNSVQDMVFCKAPGSKVVYANKATCDYYGMTLEELCGVTDVPCNELDFTQQYLQDDQRVFATGESVEVLEEPNRRADGEVYYFHTIKTPIFDTQGNVIELVGVSRDITERKQKEAERTQLLEREQQARAEAELQRSYLYSLLMQAPAHICIHRGADHVFEFANPLYVQLVGGREVMGRPVREVFPDLEGQGFFELLDRVLETGEPFIGKEVAAQFDRQGNGTLEEGFFNFVYQPMRGMDGKPEGIMTFVFEVTDQVVARRQAEILAENLQAQQQALRESEARFRHLADTAPVLVWMSGTDKLCNYFNKPWLDFTGRTMEQELGNGWTEGVHPDDFQHCLEIYTGSFDARQEFKMEYRLRRFDGEYRWVLDHGVPRFTPDGEFLGYIGSCIDIHDRKQAEDQIRRMNEELESRVKQRTEQLQATNKELEAFSYSVSHDLRAPLRHINGFVDLLQKRMGKSTALDETSQRYLKTIADTTKEAGRLVDDLLSFSRMGRTEMRLTTLDLNQLLHEVRRDMQQDLEGRSIDWQIDPLPVVQADPTMMRLVLRNLLENAVKYSRLRRQATIQITSTHTEEETIVCVRDNGVGFDMQYVHKLFGVFQRLHTNEQFEGTGIGLANVQRIIHRHGGKVWAEGELDRGAAFYFSLPNTPHQEATWN
- a CDS encoding response regulator — its product is MELKRILLVEDSARDIELILAALAENCLANEVVVTRDGEEALDYLYRRGIYRLRREGHPGVVLLDLKLPKVDGLEVLAKLKSDPELKAVPVVILTSSREEKDLVNSYNLNTNAYVVKPVDFHEFVEAIKELGLFWAVVNQPPPGALPPARPVPHD
- a CDS encoding hybrid sensor histidine kinase/response regulator; the encoded protein is MTLLRFLLLEDSAIDADLIQAVLLEGEPDYELVQVQTRQDFIAAIAQHHFDLILADYSLPSFDGFSALQIAREHCPDVPFLFVSGTLGEEVAVEMLKSGATDYVLKQRLERLVPSVQRALKEAEERKARKHAEARLVNYADRLQMLAETSRIFAEAILDFQTLLDTVCRTIGDLIGEICILKLVSDDGQWLQIRAIHHPTLEAIALLQHLGNAVPQRVSEGLSAQVLQTQQSLRFPATTAAELRASVIGDSPYLEQFAVSSLMIAPLQVRGRSIGSLILLRETSDQPYTQDDQIFLQDLADRAALAIDNAHLYQKSQEANRIKDEFLAMLSHELRSPLNAIIGWLSLLRSRQFDAATTTRALETVERNARAQARLVEDLLDVSRVLQGKLRLTLRPLDLLPVVEAAIDTVRPTAEAKNIQLHVTINAQPEQISGDSERLQQVVWNLLTNAVKFTPAGGRVEVRLEQVDGAVDESCTLASAYSRHVQITITDTGQGIKSEFLPYVFDRFRQADSSITRMHGGLGLGLAIVRHLVDLHGGTVTADSAGEGKGATFMVKLPLLASKRDLQQSKPNSPEIDQAAPFGCPAQLNGLRVLIVDDDQDARILLLSILQECGAEVIAAASASEGLAALTSAVKPVHLLISDIGMPGEDGYTLLKQVRTLKPEQGGTIPAIAVTAYAREEDRQAAFSVGFQDHLAKPINPTQLIQLVANLIRQTQDSTKLNGTATHAMGL
- a CDS encoding calcium-binding protein — protein: MASYPTYLNDTIFGTSADDTINALSGDDWVYGDYGNDSLYGGQGNDALIGSWGNDYVNGGEGDDIIGFESYHDEIGDDYLDGGNGNDQIYAGTGNDVLIGGLGNDYLRGDAGNDYLSGGDGFDVLDGGTGDDTLYGWTGNDYLNGGDGNDQLYGDYGSDNLIGGFGNDTLVGGNEVDYLNGYGTTVNTVSQFDTLTGGAGGDHFILGGSWGVSYVEPGDGYAVIQDWNQVEDWIQVKGTKSEYVLEYKSVAGIGSGATDTEIYYMWNGTKERIGIVQDTTNVNLNVDFKFV
- a CDS encoding DUF928 domain-containing protein; the encoded protein is MKRSVKPAVVLFLTAFSLAVFPLAATGLSQNSPPPNAPRTNAPRTNAPQLSSSRQSAIRFVPGANRSAPRTGRSRGGASRGNCPETSQTLMALVPAGNANQQAVPPDLTVSDRPTFWFYVPYSLSAERPAEFALLDEMGEYVYQTRITSETASGGILRIQIPEDIPALEAGKTYSWTFQVLCEGSNPIDLWGSLERIALNSNQQTRLQQLSTPADRAAFYAENGIWYDALGIVADLYHADRTDPVRAANWESLLRSVGLASVAAERLLNSYPRL